A window of the Gossypium hirsutum isolate 1008001.06 chromosome A03, Gossypium_hirsutum_v2.1, whole genome shotgun sequence genome harbors these coding sequences:
- the LOC107886433 gene encoding myosin-binding protein 2, with the protein MAANKFATMLHNNTNRVTLVLAYALLEWVLILLLLLNSLFSYLIIKFADYFGLQRPCLWCTRLDHIFDPSKYNNSYRDLVCDGHANEISRLGYCSSHRKLAESRDMCEDCLSSSRSDCCDLSKKLAFFPWMKQVGLIQDGGDKVMENSEVNSKCSCCGVMLEKNLNFPYLLIKPSWEVLDYPHKGNLITEDGGFDNVEDEGNASDGAKSDVLADFQEDKQRVEENNRVEILAHGDEDEDGGEGEGVGGELGKEEFSCFISSFDCNQMATNEDDLILEKDLVSMEEEKEGNLNVLMDGPELTQVACSKEESPEIQPKHLEFYIEGDGCHLIPIELMASVGVESQRIYNFREEDEGIAGNGDVILDFDMHCGTPLELVVENSCSSGEKVALISPHESGDETSVAVVESIESKEMKESFSTHAREEDEQVPLNEADEVQGNAATGEGEMGVDVNQVSDEQNDEIEADVSIGTDIPDHEPIEDIQLQHLFDEFTHENLSTTAQLHVDADNGSKNTEEETIQFKTMTVETCDQAIKIHLSVHSESNEIEDDKVLDTPTSLDGIHQLHKKLLLLEKREPGTEDSLDGSVFSDIECGDGLLTVEKLKSALKAERKALNDLYTELEEERSASAVAAHQTMAMINRLQEEKAAMQMEALQYQRMMEEQSEYDQEALQLLNELMVKREKEKVELEKELEIYRRRVQDYETREKMIMLRRRKDDGTRSATSGTCSNAEDSDSPSVDLNQEPKEEDNFGNHQEDSRQNTPADAVLYLEESLASFEEERLSILEQLKILEEKMVSLNDEELHFEDVKSIELLYEENGNGFYGSSDFTYETNGVTNGHFEGANGKHHQEKKLMAANAKRLLPLFDAADAEIEDGILNGRGNGFDSVVLQQNSPANSELESKKLAIEEEVDHVYQRLQALEADREFLKHCISSLRKGDKGIYLLQEILQHLRDLRSVDLRVRNIGDTVI; encoded by the exons ATGGCTGCAAATAAATTTGCAACCATGTTGCATAATAATACAAACAGGGTCACTCTTGTTCTTGCATATGCATTGCTGGAATGGGTTCTCATCCTTCTTCTCCTTCTCAATTCTCTCTTTTCTTATCTGATCATCAAATTTGCTGATTACTTCGGTCTTCAAAGGCCTTGCCTTTGGTGTACTAGGCTTGATCATATCTTTGACCCATCCAAGTACAACAATTCTTATAGGGATCTTGTTTGCGATGGTCATGCCAACGAGATTTCTAGACTGGGTTATTGTTCATCCCATCGGAAACTAGCCGAGTCTCGAGATATGTGTGAGGATTGCTTGTCCTCATCACGGTCGGATTGTTGTGACTTGTCAAAGAAGTTAGCTTTTTTCCCATGGATGAAGCAGGTCGGTTTGATTCAAGATGGTGGCGATAAAGTGATGGAAAATAGTGAAGTGAATTCCAAGTGTTCTTGTTGCGGTGTCATGTTGGAGAAAAACTTGAACTTTCCTTATCTCTTGATTAAGCCTTCTTGGGAGGTTTTGGATTATCCCCACAAAGGTAATTTAATTACTGAAGATGGAGGATTTGATAATGTTGAAGATGAAGGCAATGCTTCAGATGGAGCCAAATCAGATGTTTTGGCTGATTTTCAGGAAGATAAACAAAGGGTTGAAGAAAACAATAGAGTTGAGATCTTAGCTCATGGTGATGAGGATGAGGATGGGGGTGAGGGTGAGGGTGTTGGAGGAGAACTGGGAAAAGAGGagttttcatgttttatttctaGTTTTGATTGCAATCAAATGGCTACCAATGAAGATGATCTGATCTTAGAGAAAGATCTGGTATcaatggaagaagaaaaagaaggaaactTAAATGTGTTAATGGATGGCCCTGAGCTGACTCAAGTCGCTTGTAGCAAAGAGGAGTCTCCTGAAATTCAACCTAAGCATCTGGAGTTCTACATCGAAGGGGATGGTTGCCATTTGATTCCAATTGAATTGATGGCTTCTGTTGGCGTGGAAAGCCAAAGAATATACAATTTTAGAGAGGAAGATGAAGGTATTGCTGGTAATGGAGATGTTATTTTGGACTTTGATATGCATTGTGGAACACCATTGGAACTGGTAGTGGAGAATAGTTGCAGTTCAGGAGAGAAAGTGGCATTGATTTCACCCCATGAGAGTGGGGATGAAACCAGTGTTGCAGTGGTTGAATCAATTGAGTCTAAGGAGATGAAGGAGAGCTTTTCAACGCATGCAAGAGAGGAAGATGAGCAAGTTCCTTTGAATGAAGCTGATGAAGTTCAAGGAAATGCAGCAACAGGAGAAGGGGAAATGGGTGTAGATGTTAATCAAG TTTCTGATGAgcaaaatgatgaaattgaagcAGACGTCTCAATAGGGACAGATATCCCTGATCATGAACCAATTGAAGATATTCAACTGCAACATTTGTTTGATGAATTCACACATGAAAATCTCTCCACCACTGCTCAATTGCATGTAGATGCTGATAATG GCTCCAAGAATACTGAGGAAGAAACAATACAGTTTAAAACTATGACAGTTGAGACATGTGACCAAGCAATAAAAATCCATTTATCAGTACATTCAGAGTCTAATGAGATTGAGGATGATAAAGTTCTTGATACACCAACCTCTCTGGATGGTATCCACCAGTTGCACAAGAAGTTGCTATTGCTCGAAAAAAGAGAACCGGGAACGGAAGATTCATTGGATGGAAGTGTTTTTAGTGACATTGAGTGTGGTGATGGACTACTGACTGTTGAGAAGTTGAAATCAGCATTAAAAGCTGAAAGGAAGGCTTTAAATGATTTGTATACCGAACTCGAGGAAGAGAGGAGTGCTTCTGCTGTAGCAGCACACCAGACGATGGCAATGATAAATAGGCTTCAAGAAGAAAAGGCGGCAATGCAGATGGAAGCCTTGCAGTATCAGAGGATGATGGAAGAACAATCTGAGTATGACCAGGAAGCTTTGCAGCTTCTTAATGAGCTTATGGTCAAGAGGGAGAAAGAGAAGGTGGAGCTCGAGAAAGAGCTTGAGATATATCGCAGGAGGGTGCAGGACTATGAGACCAGAGAGAAAATGATAATGCTGAGAAGAAGGAAAGATGATGGCACTAGGAGTGCTACTTCCGGTACTTGCAGCAATGCTGAGGACAGTGACAGTCCATCAGTTGATTTGAATCAGGAACCAAAGGAAGAAGACAACTTTGGGAACCATCAAGAGGACAGCAGACAGAATACCCCTGCTGATGCAGTTCTCTATTTGGAGGAGTCGTTGGCTAGCTTTGAGGAAGAGAGGCTATCGATTCTAGAGCAGCTCAAAATATTGGAAGAGAAAATGGTTTCATTGAATGATGAGGAGTTACATTTTGAGGATGTAAAATCAATTGAATTATTGTATGAAGAGAATGGCAATGGCTTCTATGGAAGTTCTGATTTCACCTATGAAACAAATGGGGTTACCAATGGTCATTTCGAGGGAGCAAATGGGAAACATCATCAGGAGAAAAAGCTGATGGCTGCAAATGCAAAGAGACTTCTCCCACTTTTTGATGCTGCTGATGCAGAAATCGAGGATGGGATACTGAATGGACGTGGAAATGGATTTGATTCTGTTGTCTTGCAACAGAATTCACCCGCCAACTCCGAACTAGAGAGCAAAAAGCTGGCTATTGAGGAAGAAGTGGATCATGTTTATCAGAGACTACAAGCACTTGAGGCAGATAGGGAGTTCCTAAAGCATTGTATTAGCTCCTTGAGGAAAGGAGATAAAGGAATCTATCTTCTTCAAGAAATTTTACAACATCTTCGTGATTTACGGAGTGTGGATCTCCGAGTAAGGAATATCGGAGACACCGTTATATAG